In Paraflavitalea devenefica, the following are encoded in one genomic region:
- the mqnC gene encoding cyclic dehypoxanthinyl futalosine synthase: protein MKTDDLYSKALQFEFLSIEEGMQLFEEAPLTELMYVANELRKKQVPYNKVTWQIDRNVNTTNVCTANCKFCNFYRIPGHAEAYITDIETYKKKIEQTIRWGGDQLLLQGGHHPKLGLQFYVDLFRQLKSLYPTLKLHTLGPPEVAHITKLEKSTHREVLTALKEAGMDSLPGAGAEILVDRVRRLISKGKCGSQEWLDIMHEAHKLDITTSATMMFGHVETVRERFEHLVKIREVQSRKPETAKGFLAFIPWTFQDVDTLLTRIRGVHNLTTADEYIRMIAISRIMLPNVKNIQASWLTVGKQTAQICLHGGANDFGSIMLEENVVSAAGAPHRFTYKSIQQAIREAGFEPQLRNQQYEFRQLPEMIEEQVIDY, encoded by the coding sequence ATGAAAACAGACGATCTCTACTCGAAAGCCCTGCAATTTGAATTCCTGAGCATTGAGGAAGGCATGCAATTATTTGAGGAAGCACCCCTGACAGAACTGATGTATGTAGCCAATGAATTGAGGAAGAAGCAGGTGCCTTACAATAAAGTGACCTGGCAGATAGACCGCAATGTAAATACCACCAATGTTTGCACTGCCAACTGTAAATTCTGCAATTTCTACCGGATACCCGGTCATGCGGAAGCATATATTACCGATATAGAGACCTACAAGAAGAAGATAGAGCAAACCATCCGTTGGGGCGGCGACCAGTTATTATTACAGGGAGGCCACCATCCCAAACTGGGATTACAGTTCTATGTAGACCTATTTCGCCAGTTGAAATCCCTGTATCCCACGCTCAAATTACACACTCTCGGGCCTCCCGAGGTAGCCCATATTACCAAACTGGAAAAATCAACCCACCGGGAAGTATTGACGGCCCTGAAAGAAGCAGGCATGGACAGCCTGCCCGGCGCCGGAGCAGAAATACTGGTGGACAGGGTGCGCCGGCTGATCTCGAAAGGGAAATGCGGCTCCCAGGAATGGCTCGATATAATGCATGAGGCGCATAAGCTGGATATTACCACGTCGGCCACCATGATGTTTGGCCATGTGGAAACGGTGCGGGAACGGTTTGAGCACCTGGTGAAGATCAGGGAAGTACAAAGCCGTAAGCCGGAAACCGCCAAAGGCTTCCTCGCCTTCATCCCCTGGACCTTCCAGGATGTGGATACCCTGCTTACCCGCATCCGTGGCGTACACAATCTTACTACAGCCGATGAATACATCCGCATGATCGCCATCAGCCGCATCATGCTGCCCAACGTAAAGAATATCCAGGCTTCCTGGCTTACGGTAGGTAAACAAACGGCCCAGATCTGCCTGCATGGCGGCGCCAATGATTTTGGCAGCATTATGCTGGAAGAAAATGTGGTGAGCGCCGCCGGGGCGCCGCACCGCTTTACCTATAAGAGTATCCAGCAGGCCATTCGCGAAGCCGGTTTTGAACCCCAGCTCCGCAATCAACAATATGAGTTCCGCCAGTTACCGGAGATGATCGAAGAGCAGGTAATAGATTATTAA
- a CDS encoding SusC/RagA family TonB-linked outer membrane protein yields the protein MRTLLLLLLLFSFTANSLLAQSKQLKGTVTDKQGLPLFGATIKIKGHNKGTSAGADGSFIITIEPGAVLIVSAIGHLTQEVKTGTSTTITVALADDVRTLTDVVVTGVAQATSKEKLSFSLTKISAEKINTAPALDLSQTLRGKVAGIQISQTQGDDGASVFLRGAKSMFGNINPLIVIDGFVTNFSLSDLNPQDVEAIEVVKGAAASALYGTRAEGGVIQVITKKGRGTKGVAITVDNEVGVNNIQRTPELATMHYYVPNDSDPYGFAYASGSTTTRIANYKSNGFSVNLSPYKNYYNNTDALLGDNRYFSNYVSIATSGDKYNAFLSFRNQYTGGVAEPIDPNKKKSLQLRLQFRPTAKLEAEAYINYFNEVKPSVAVTGNGQGTFFAASLQWEPFINLAAKNAAGNYNVRPDGWNIQGANLSNPMYEWSKREYTNNTDNYLAGGKLRYKVLKNLSVEALGSVRKQNYTFSDTYPRGFETTTTNESLNNGSVSLGYNYYQMINGQAQVNYNTKFGEDVTLGVTGKMVYEEWQEKEFGVSGYDFSRSSDIYIIGNTRTDTRTGYGSDMFINQTVNYGYYLNLQTSWRDRVFLDALARIDQSSRYGVDEQTAFFPRVSLAYRITQDFNLGDAVSELKARVNYGAAGSVPAYNLKNSRVTVSASGFTLNQLASTELQRSITHEWEFGIDAVLYKKINVQVNYAIARSSGDVVRPPAFTPYEAAGVYKNFGVTKSNSLELEINGNAVETKNFSWDFGLTFGRVRSEIKSLGAGLPPFTDGLFWKDVGVSPFAMYGNKVLTSLSELIVDKTTGKVTNAAGSAYALSDFTVNSRGFVVLASQLGTKDEKPLLLQKGGANLSTLIGDAQPDFQVGFTSTFTFFKNLTLYGTVDWQQGGQKYDQTTQYLSFDARSKIWQEYAASGLPLTFLQTLYNGNSYTSFWVANNSYVALRELSLSYRLPGPKKSKIFKDATLSVIGRNLYTWTDFQGSNPEGNHEYFPYPVYRTFSTRLILNF from the coding sequence ATGCGAACACTGCTTTTACTTTTACTGCTATTCAGTTTTACTGCTAACAGTCTGCTTGCACAATCAAAACAATTGAAAGGTACAGTCACCGATAAACAGGGCCTGCCCCTTTTTGGAGCAACCATTAAGATCAAAGGGCATAATAAAGGCACTTCTGCTGGTGCAGATGGATCATTCATCATTACTATCGAACCAGGTGCTGTGCTGATCGTTTCTGCCATTGGGCACCTAACACAGGAAGTAAAGACCGGTACCTCCACTACCATTACTGTGGCGCTTGCCGATGATGTGAGAACGCTGACCGATGTGGTGGTTACTGGTGTAGCCCAGGCTACCAGCAAGGAGAAGCTGTCATTCAGCCTAACCAAAATATCTGCTGAAAAAATAAATACGGCGCCTGCACTCGATCTTTCGCAAACATTGCGGGGAAAAGTAGCAGGCATCCAGATAAGCCAAACCCAGGGCGATGATGGCGCTTCTGTATTTCTGCGTGGGGCCAAATCCATGTTTGGCAACATCAATCCACTTATTGTAATAGATGGATTTGTTACCAATTTCAGCCTGTCGGACCTTAATCCCCAGGACGTGGAAGCTATTGAAGTGGTTAAAGGCGCCGCTGCTTCCGCTTTATATGGTACCCGTGCAGAAGGCGGTGTTATACAAGTGATCACTAAAAAAGGAAGAGGTACAAAGGGAGTGGCTATTACCGTGGATAATGAAGTGGGCGTGAACAATATTCAAAGAACGCCTGAACTGGCCACGATGCACTATTATGTGCCCAACGATAGTGACCCTTATGGTTTTGCTTATGCAAGCGGCAGTACTACCACTCGCATCGCCAATTATAAGAGTAACGGATTTTCTGTCAACCTCAGCCCTTATAAAAATTATTACAATAATACCGATGCGCTCCTGGGCGATAATAGGTATTTCAGCAACTATGTGTCTATCGCCACTTCCGGCGATAAATACAATGCTTTCCTCTCGTTCAGGAATCAATATACGGGCGGAGTTGCCGAACCAATTGATCCCAACAAGAAAAAATCATTGCAATTACGCCTGCAGTTCAGGCCCACTGCCAAGCTGGAAGCAGAAGCCTATATCAACTACTTTAATGAAGTAAAGCCATCTGTTGCGGTGACTGGTAATGGGCAGGGTACTTTCTTTGCTGCCAGCCTCCAATGGGAACCGTTCATTAACCTGGCCGCCAAAAATGCCGCCGGAAACTATAATGTGCGGCCCGATGGCTGGAATATCCAGGGCGCCAATCTCAGCAATCCCATGTATGAATGGAGCAAACGGGAATACACCAATAATACGGATAACTATCTCGCCGGGGGTAAACTGCGTTACAAAGTATTGAAAAATTTGTCGGTCGAAGCGCTGGGTTCTGTGCGAAAACAGAATTACACTTTCTCCGATACCTATCCCCGTGGCTTTGAAACCACTACTACCAATGAATCATTGAATAATGGCAGTGTATCATTGGGATACAACTATTACCAGATGATCAACGGCCAGGCGCAGGTTAATTACAATACGAAGTTTGGTGAAGATGTTACTTTAGGGGTTACGGGAAAAATGGTGTATGAAGAATGGCAGGAAAAGGAATTTGGCGTTTCCGGTTATGATTTTAGCCGTAGCTCTGATATTTATATCATTGGCAATACCCGCACAGATACGCGAACCGGTTATGGCTCGGATATGTTCATCAACCAAACCGTGAATTATGGGTATTACCTGAATTTGCAAACTTCCTGGCGTGATAGGGTATTCCTGGATGCCCTGGCCCGTATTGACCAAAGTTCCCGGTATGGTGTAGATGAACAAACCGCTTTCTTTCCTCGGGTGTCTTTGGCTTACCGTATTACCCAGGACTTTAACCTGGGTGATGCGGTAAGCGAACTCAAAGCCCGTGTGAACTACGGCGCAGCCGGCAGTGTGCCTGCTTATAACTTAAAGAACAGCCGGGTTACTGTGTCAGCCAGCGGGTTTACCTTGAATCAATTGGCAAGTACCGAACTGCAGCGGTCTATTACACATGAGTGGGAATTTGGCATAGACGCGGTATTGTATAAGAAAATAAACGTGCAGGTCAATTATGCAATAGCAAGGAGCTCGGGCGATGTGGTAAGGCCGCCGGCATTTACGCCTTATGAGGCTGCTGGTGTTTATAAGAATTTTGGCGTTACTAAATCCAATTCCCTCGAACTGGAAATAAATGGCAATGCTGTTGAAACAAAGAATTTTAGTTGGGATTTTGGCCTCACTTTCGGCCGGGTAAGAAGTGAGATCAAGAGCCTGGGCGCCGGCCTTCCTCCTTTTACAGACGGACTGTTTTGGAAAGATGTGGGTGTAAGTCCCTTTGCCATGTATGGTAATAAAGTGCTAACCAGCCTTTCTGAACTTATAGTGGATAAAACAACGGGTAAAGTGACCAATGCTGCCGGCAGCGCCTATGCATTAAGTGACTTTACGGTTAACAGCCGTGGATTTGTGGTGTTGGCCAGCCAGCTTGGCACCAAAGATGAAAAGCCATTGTTGTTACAAAAAGGAGGGGCCAATTTATCTACGTTGATTGGCGATGCCCAGCCGGACTTCCAGGTGGGATTTACCAGCACCTTTACTTTTTTCAAGAATCTCACCTTATATGGAACCGTAGATTGGCAACAGGGCGGTCAGAAATACGATCAGACCACACAATATCTTTCTTTTGACGCACGGTCCAAAATATGGCAGGAATACGCTGCGTCGGGCCTGCCCCTCACTTTTTTGCAAACCCTGTATAACGGGAATTCTTATACCAGTTTCTGGGTGGCTAACAACAGTTATGTAGCCTTGCGTGAGCTTTCGCTCAGCTACCGTCTTCCCGGCCCTAAAAAGAGCAAGATCTTTAAGGATGCTACCCTGTCTGTTATCGGCAGGAACCTGTACACCTGGACCGATTTCCAGGGCAGTAATCCCGAAGGCAACCACGAATATTTCCCTTACCCGGTTTACAGGACTTTTTCAACGAGGCTGATACTGAATTTTTAA
- a CDS encoding M16 family metallopeptidase, protein MLNRTVAPDIKEPVDFTITLPACQKHTLSNGIEVYAVDMGSEDTLMVNWVFYAGNWYESSKAVAAATNFLVKNGTSKRSAFDINEHFEYHGAYLNRSCYNETAELTLHCLNKHTNELLPVVAELITDATFPAEELAIYQQNAKQRLQVSLQKCEFVAGRLIDAYLFGEQHPYGKYNNAEDYDAIRREDIVAFYNNHYRNGRCVIFAAGKLPADLITELEKHFGSLSLRSHRQEITAVHHPVQPAPQKKSHVLNDPQGVQAAIRIARPFPNRHHPDFQKVMVLNNLFGGFFGSRLMANIREEKGYTYGIYSYLLNHINDSAWMVSTEAGRDVSEATVTEVYNEMALLRDEPVDDEELLMTRNFMIGTILGDLDGPFQVIGRWKNLVLNNLDESYFNNSLHIIRTVSTQELQELANKYLQPDQFYELVVI, encoded by the coding sequence ATGCTTAACAGAACTGTTGCTCCTGATATAAAAGAACCGGTTGATTTTACGATCACTTTACCGGCCTGCCAAAAACACACCCTCTCCAATGGCATAGAAGTATATGCGGTTGATATGGGCAGTGAAGATACCTTAATGGTAAACTGGGTGTTTTATGCCGGTAACTGGTATGAAAGCTCAAAGGCGGTGGCAGCGGCTACCAATTTTTTGGTAAAGAATGGTACCTCCAAACGCTCAGCTTTTGATATCAATGAGCATTTTGAATACCATGGCGCTTACCTTAACCGGTCCTGCTATAATGAAACGGCGGAGCTTACGCTGCACTGCCTGAACAAACATACCAATGAACTGCTGCCTGTGGTGGCCGAACTGATCACGGACGCTACTTTCCCTGCAGAGGAACTGGCTATTTACCAGCAAAATGCCAAGCAACGTTTACAGGTAAGCCTGCAGAAATGCGAGTTTGTGGCCGGCCGGCTGATTGATGCCTACCTTTTTGGTGAGCAGCATCCCTATGGCAAATACAATAATGCAGAAGATTACGATGCCATCCGCCGGGAAGACATTGTTGCCTTCTACAATAACCATTACCGCAATGGCCGCTGTGTGATCTTCGCGGCCGGTAAACTACCCGCCGATCTTATTACTGAACTGGAAAAGCATTTCGGCTCCTTGTCGCTCCGTTCACACCGGCAGGAAATAACAGCCGTGCATCATCCCGTGCAGCCCGCCCCTCAGAAAAAGAGCCATGTGCTCAATGATCCGCAAGGCGTGCAGGCTGCCATACGCATAGCGCGTCCCTTCCCCAACAGGCATCATCCCGACTTCCAGAAGGTAATGGTGCTGAATAACCTGTTTGGTGGCTTCTTTGGTTCCAGGCTGATGGCCAATATCCGGGAGGAAAAAGGGTATACTTATGGCATTTACAGTTACCTGCTGAACCATATTAACGACAGCGCCTGGATGGTCAGCACGGAAGCAGGCAGGGATGTGAGTGAAGCTACTGTTACCGAGGTGTATAATGAGATGGCGCTCCTGCGCGATGAGCCGGTAGACGATGAAGAACTGCTGATGACCCGTAACTTCATGATTGGCACCATTCTCGGCGACCTGGATGGCCCTTTCCAGGTGATAGGCCGCTGGAAAAATTTAGTGCTTAATAATCTCGACGAAAGCTATTTTAACAATAGCCTGCATATCATCAGAACAGTATCCACACAGGAGTTACAGGAGCTGGCCAATAAGTACCTGCAGCCCGATCAGTTTTATGAGCTGGTAGTTATATAG
- a CDS encoding phage holin family protein, with protein MNFIMRIIVTSIIAFGLSYILRGVHIDSFWAAIIFAIVLAILNAIVKPILILLTLPITLFTFGLFLFVINAAIILLTAEFVKGFRVDGFWWALLFSLLLSIITSVLYKENRRDREQSY; from the coding sequence ATGAATTTTATCATGCGCATCATCGTTACCTCGATCATTGCTTTTGGATTGTCTTATATCCTCCGGGGTGTTCATATTGATTCTTTCTGGGCCGCTATCATCTTTGCGATTGTATTGGCGATACTCAATGCCATTGTAAAGCCCATACTCATACTACTCACGCTGCCCATTACCCTGTTTACCTTTGGCCTGTTTCTTTTTGTTATCAATGCTGCCATTATATTGCTCACGGCCGAATTTGTAAAAGGGTTCAGGGTAGATGGTTTCTGGTGGGCTTTATTATTCAGTTTACTGCTTTCCATCATTACCTCTGTATTGTATAAAGAGAACCGGCGCGACCGGGAACAGTCCTATTGA
- a CDS encoding M16 family metallopeptidase, producing the protein MIQFEKFTLSNGLRVVVHEDPATPMAVVNIMYDVGARDEDPAKTGFAHLFEHLMFGGSVNIEDFETPLQMAGGENNAYTTNDVTNYYVTLPAENLETALWLESDRLLSLAFDEKSLEVQRKVVSEEFKEHYINKPYGDVWFKLREMAYPTHPYRWMTIGKELSHIENATLDDVKQFFFKHYRPVNAILVVGGNIKTAEVKKLVEKWFGDIPAGEKYVRAIPDELPQTAPRRMEVKADVPLDALYKCWHMDSRMDHGYYVADLITEVLGGGGSSRLFQSLVKEKKLFSHIECYHFGSVDKGLVAIEGKLVKGVKMEEAEKAVDAELEKLKNEGISEKELTKVKNKTESAIAFEDMSVMTRANNLAFYELLGDASLFNTDREKYFAVTREDILQYSRKIFDVNNSNTLCYYSNTLQQAQGDKEKRLQTI; encoded by the coding sequence ATGATACAGTTTGAAAAGTTTACGTTGTCTAATGGCTTGCGCGTAGTGGTACATGAAGATCCGGCCACCCCGATGGCTGTTGTTAATATAATGTATGACGTTGGCGCCCGCGATGAAGATCCCGCTAAAACAGGCTTTGCCCATTTGTTTGAGCACCTCATGTTTGGTGGCTCGGTCAATATAGAGGATTTTGAAACGCCCCTGCAGATGGCCGGTGGTGAGAACAATGCCTATACGACCAACGATGTTACCAATTATTATGTGACGTTGCCTGCCGAGAACCTGGAAACGGCTCTCTGGCTGGAAAGTGACCGCCTGCTCTCCCTGGCATTCGATGAAAAGAGCCTGGAAGTGCAGCGCAAAGTAGTATCGGAAGAGTTTAAGGAGCATTATATCAACAAGCCTTATGGCGATGTGTGGTTCAAGCTCCGTGAAATGGCCTATCCTACCCATCCTTACCGCTGGATGACCATCGGCAAGGAATTGTCGCATATTGAAAATGCTACCCTGGACGATGTAAAGCAGTTTTTCTTTAAACATTACCGTCCGGTCAATGCCATCCTGGTAGTGGGCGGCAATATAAAAACGGCTGAAGTAAAGAAGCTGGTGGAGAAGTGGTTTGGCGATATTCCGGCCGGTGAAAAATATGTGCGCGCCATTCCGGATGAGCTGCCCCAGACAGCTCCGCGCCGTATGGAGGTAAAAGCCGATGTGCCCCTCGATGCTTTGTACAAATGCTGGCATATGGACAGCCGTATGGACCATGGCTATTATGTAGCCGATCTTATTACCGAAGTGCTCGGTGGCGGTGGTTCTTCCAGGTTGTTCCAGTCGTTGGTAAAGGAGAAAAAGCTTTTCAGCCATATAGAGTGCTATCATTTTGGCTCTGTAGATAAGGGCCTGGTAGCTATTGAAGGCAAGCTGGTAAAAGGGGTTAAGATGGAAGAGGCTGAAAAGGCGGTGGATGCAGAACTGGAAAAGCTCAAGAATGAAGGCATCAGTGAAAAGGAACTTACCAAGGTCAAGAATAAAACAGAGTCGGCCATTGCTTTTGAAGACATGAGTGTGATGACCCGTGCCAATAACCTGGCCTTTTATGAATTGCTGGGCGATGCATCCCTCTTTAATACAGACCGTGAAAAGTATTTTGCCGTAACCCGTGAAGATATCCTGCAATACAGCCGGAAGATCTTTGATGTGAACAATTCCAATACGTTGTGCTATTACAGCAACACCCTTCAGCAAGCTCAGGGTGACAAAGAAAAACGATTACAAACAATTTAG
- a CDS encoding aspartyl protease family protein, with amino-acid sequence MRLRTITLFLLITVPAWLPAQELFVPAPAQRITSFSFRMLTGGIITLKAKVSQFPDSLNFVLDTGSGGISLDSTTAAHIKIQTVPSDRTIRGIAGSMVVRYAYNHTLHLPGLSVDSLNFHINDYDILTSAYGEKIDGIIGFSFLSRYIVKIDYDSSKIHVFTRGSIKYPRGGFMLRPQISFIPNFGSTIRDARTVSGRFYFDTGAGMCLLLSTDFVNDSAFIGKRRKWYATQAEGLGGKAAMKQGVVKQLRFGPYKFRNVPTYIFDDEYGITQYPALGGLIGNDLLRRFNLTLNYERSEIYMMPNTHFKDAFDYSYTGLGMYVVEGEIMVVDVMAGSPAEAAGFKPDDIIVAVQNNFSKNIQAYKNLMQTPGEKLKILVLRESGPVVLTLKVKNILTGR; translated from the coding sequence ATGCGATTGCGTACCATTACTCTGTTCCTGCTTATAACGGTTCCTGCCTGGCTGCCTGCGCAGGAGTTATTTGTGCCTGCGCCCGCCCAGCGCATTACCAGTTTTTCTTTCCGGATGCTTACAGGAGGCATTATTACCCTGAAAGCCAAGGTGAGCCAGTTTCCGGATTCGCTCAATTTTGTACTGGATACTGGTAGTGGCGGTATTTCACTCGATTCGACCACGGCTGCCCATATTAAGATTCAAACGGTTCCCAGCGATCGTACCATACGGGGTATAGCGGGCTCCATGGTGGTGCGGTATGCTTATAACCATACCCTGCACCTGCCCGGGCTATCGGTAGACAGCCTTAATTTTCATATTAATGATTATGATATCCTCACCAGCGCCTATGGTGAAAAAATTGATGGTATCATCGGCTTCAGCTTTCTTTCCCGCTACATTGTGAAAATAGATTACGACAGCTCTAAGATCCATGTGTTTACCAGAGGATCTATCAAATACCCGCGGGGCGGGTTTATGCTGCGGCCCCAGATCAGCTTTATACCCAATTTCGGCAGCACCATACGGGATGCCCGTACTGTCAGCGGCCGTTTTTACTTTGATACCGGCGCAGGCATGTGCCTTTTATTATCTACTGATTTTGTGAATGACAGCGCCTTTATAGGCAAGCGACGTAAATGGTATGCTACCCAGGCCGAAGGGTTGGGGGGTAAGGCTGCCATGAAACAGGGCGTGGTAAAACAACTGCGCTTTGGCCCCTATAAGTTCAGGAATGTACCTACCTATATTTTTGATGATGAATACGGTATTACGCAATACCCGGCCCTGGGTGGCCTTATTGGTAATGACCTGCTCCGCAGGTTTAACCTCACACTCAATTACGAGCGTTCGGAGATCTATATGATGCCCAACACCCACTTTAAGGATGCCTTTGATTATTCCTATACCGGCTTGGGCATGTATGTGGTAGAGGGGGAGATCATGGTGGTGGATGTAATGGCTGGTTCTCCTGCAGAAGCGGCCGGCTTTAAACCCGATGATATCATTGTGGCGGTACAGAATAACTTCAGCAAAAACATCCAGGCCTATAAAAACCTGATGCAAACGCCCGGCGAAAAGCTGAAGATACTTGTACTCAGGGAATCCGGTCCGGTGGTACTGACGCTGAAAGTGAAAAATATCCTCACCGGCAGGTAA
- a CDS encoding RagB/SusD family nutrient uptake outer membrane protein, with product MKKYIVIPVLLIWVFSSCKKLQFDDPTTYTLEEGIEKTPDYYYKLASGNFSNALWNINSAYNFGYGISALADQTTVTNRVQEWWDFAIEPRKRLNNSLSYGGYLHFSSPYASFYTPNLNANVIIEALDKGAKGIDDKARDRTGEIYAIAYLIKGISLGYLGAIYDRGIIANENLGTAGSKALSNSYKEMIESAMTYFDKAIAAASATSSMTVSDFYINVALDKTKFIQLANSLAARLLASVPRDKAEAIALGATFWNKVLAYANAGIKEDIVVPYVSGGYYNYMAHYGLTEAGGGAYLPADIKVAYFADKTGTYPSSYPLNESVTLGPVQTDDARFAQYFKYSTNFGYLRVDRGRNLFSNYKHNRWSQGGTYPNTLTVTGYPNPIFLSEEIRLLKAEAKMWAGDIAGAAAELNDPAADRIAKGGLPAIAVTEAAVRKTLHYEYAISIDVSGSVINPWVFMRRNDLLQPGTPTEFPNPEQQLLLTPDPVYTFGGAEYAGEKGKWGETATAAATSGWK from the coding sequence ATGAAAAAATATATTGTTATACCTGTATTGTTGATATGGGTATTTTCTTCCTGCAAAAAACTACAGTTTGACGATCCTACTACTTATACCCTGGAAGAAGGCATCGAAAAAACACCAGATTATTATTACAAGCTGGCTTCGGGCAATTTCTCCAATGCATTATGGAATATCAACTCGGCCTATAATTTTGGCTATGGAATAAGCGCCCTGGCCGACCAGACAACGGTTACTAACCGGGTGCAGGAGTGGTGGGATTTTGCCATAGAACCTCGCAAACGTTTGAATAATAGCCTCTCTTATGGAGGATACTTACATTTCAGCTCTCCCTATGCCAGCTTTTATACACCCAACCTGAACGCCAACGTGATCATTGAAGCGCTGGATAAAGGCGCGAAAGGGATTGATGATAAAGCAAGGGACCGGACCGGTGAAATTTATGCTATTGCTTACCTGATCAAAGGCATATCCCTGGGTTACCTGGGCGCTATTTACGACCGGGGGATCATTGCCAATGAGAACCTCGGCACTGCCGGTTCCAAAGCGCTTTCCAACTCCTACAAGGAAATGATTGAAAGCGCCATGACTTATTTTGATAAAGCCATTGCTGCCGCCAGTGCAACTTCCTCCATGACGGTATCTGATTTTTATATTAATGTAGCCCTGGACAAAACTAAGTTCATCCAGCTTGCCAACTCCCTGGCTGCCCGGCTACTGGCATCCGTACCGCGGGATAAAGCAGAGGCTATCGCACTTGGTGCTACTTTCTGGAATAAAGTACTGGCCTATGCCAATGCAGGCATCAAAGAAGATATTGTAGTGCCATATGTAAGCGGAGGCTATTACAACTACATGGCGCACTATGGCCTTACAGAAGCGGGTGGGGGTGCCTACCTTCCTGCTGATATTAAGGTGGCCTATTTTGCTGATAAAACAGGAACTTATCCCAGTAGCTATCCTTTGAACGAGTCTGTTACACTCGGGCCTGTTCAAACAGATGATGCCCGGTTTGCCCAGTATTTTAAATACAGCACCAACTTTGGTTACCTGAGGGTAGACAGGGGACGTAACCTTTTTTCCAATTATAAACACAATCGTTGGTCGCAGGGAGGTACTTACCCCAATACCCTGACGGTTACAGGTTATCCCAATCCTATTTTTTTGTCGGAGGAAATACGGCTGTTAAAAGCAGAAGCCAAAATGTGGGCCGGTGATATTGCCGGCGCTGCCGCCGAATTGAATGATCCGGCTGCCGACAGGATTGCCAAAGGAGGTCTGCCAGCCATTGCCGTTACAGAAGCGGCAGTAAGAAAAACCTTGCATTATGAATATGCCATTAGCATAGATGTATCAGGAAGCGTCATCAACCCCTGGGTATTTATGCGCAGGAATGATTTATTGCAGCCTGGCACCCCTACAGAGTTTCCCAATCCCGAACAGCAGCTCTTGCTTACGCCTGATCCCGTGTACACTTTTGGTGGAGCTGAATATGCCGGCGAAAAAGGGAAATGGGGTGAAACGGCAACCGCCGCTGCTACCAGTGGTTGGAAATGA